In Gemmatimonas aurantiaca, the sequence TGCCATACGGGATGGACTGCCCGATGGCCCTCCCGTGCAGCTGCAATCGCTGACCAGCTACTCGCTCGGCTCTCACGAACCGTTGCCGGCTTCACGATCCGCACTCGTCATCATCGACGAAGCCCACCATCTCCGGAACGCACACACCGCGCGGTACCGCACCATTGCCCGGGTCATCGCCGGCGCCGACACGCTGCTGCTCTCCGCAACACCGCTGCACAACCGGGTGGACGATGTGCACACCCTCTGTGCGCTGTTCCTGCCACCGGATGCATTCGGCGGTGCGTCCGGTGGCAGCAACAGCAGTTCGCGTGCGACACCAAACGATGTGATCGTTCGAAGCCCGGTGAACGGCGCCGCGGCGGATACGCCGGTGGATACGCCTGTGGATACGGGTGCAGACAGACACACATATGCAGCCACAGATGTGCGCGCACGTCGTCCCTCCATCCGGCAACACCGCCCATTCCGCCTACCGCAGGATCGGGAAACGCTGGAGCAGATCCTCACCCTGCCGCCGCCACTGCCTCTGCGCGATGGTGCCGCCACGGGCGCGCTCATCCGGCTCGGTCTGCTGCGGGCCTGGTGTTCGAGCGATGCGGCATTCACACAGACGCTGCGGTCACGACGATTGCGCAGTGAAGCACTCCGGGATGCGCTGCGCGTCGGGCGTCATCCATCACGGCGCGAGTTCCGCACGTGGCTCGTGGGCGAGGACTACAGCCAACTCGGCTTTCCCGAATTGCTGATCGATCATCGGATCGACCGTTCGGGAACGTCCGCGATACTGGCCACGCTGGAGCACCATCTCCAGGCCGTCACCGCTCTGGCGCATCATCACCGCACCCACGCGAAATCCGATGCGCAACGGGCCGATGTGCTGCGCCGGATCTTGCGCCGCCATCCCGATCGGCCGGTGATTGCGTTTTCACAATTCGAACGGACCGTCGTGGCACTCCACCGTGCACTGCGGGACATCGCCGGCATTGGTGCGCTGACCGGGAAGCGCGGACACATCGCCAGCGGACCGATCGATCGCCATGAACTCCTGGGTCTCTTCGCTCCGCGTGCACAAGGACGCGCACCACCGGCGCCCCATCAGGTCGTGCGACTCCTCCTCACCACCGACCTGCTGGCGGAAGGGGTCAATCTGCAGGACGCAGGTGTGATCGTCCATCTCGATCTGCCCTGGACCGACGCACTGCTCTCTCAACGCGTGGGCCGATGCGCACGCCTCGGCTCGCCCCACGAACACGTGCATGTGTATCGGCTCATGCCGTCCGGCCATGTCGCACGGGCGTTGCGCATGGAAGCGCGTCTTCTTCACAAGGCCCGCCTGATGCGTCGCCACATCACCGGAACTCCGCCACGACCCAGTGCACCGGAGGCCCTGACACTGCTGCGGGCAGAACTGAAGACATGGAGCGATGGAGTCGGCATCGGGCATCAGGAAGCATCGACCGCAGCATCAGCCGCAGCATCGACCAGAGCGTCAACCAGAGCGTCAACCGAAGCGTCCGCTGAAACGTCGGACGAAGCGCACCCGGAGAGGCCCGGAACATCGACCGCTGTGCCGATCATCGCGGCCATCGGTCGACGCGGCGCGCGGCCACGCGGCCGGGGAGACAGCGCTCTGGTGCTGCTCGAGTCGCGTGTGCCGAACACGGACCCTGCGGCCGCGATGATGATTCACGTGGTTCCCGGTTCTACTCATCCGGTTGCCCGGGGTACAAAAGCGCTGCTGGCAGCCATGCGGTCGCTGGAGCTGCAGGCGATGCAGGTCGACCTTGCACCAGTCGTCCGTCAGCGCATCGACCGGCTCATCGCGCGGGTGTATCGCCACACGATGGCCTGGCTGGAGCGACAGCGCGTCTCCGCGAGCATGGGGCATCACGACCCGGCATCCCGGCAACGGCGTACACATATGCAGACACACATCCAGACGCGGGCCCATCGTCTGATGAATCAGGTCATGACCAGCCTGCCCATGCCCGAACGCACGCGATGGCGCGAGCAGGTGACCACGATCCGCCGCGGCATCGACGGGATGCGGGGAGCCGGGACCGCGGCCGCCGTGTCGGCCTGGTGTGCGCAGGCCCCGGCTTTCCCGCAGGCCTCGCCGGCAGAGGTGCAGTCATGGCTCGTGGCATGGACCGCCGATCCCCTGCGGGGGCGCCTGCCGGCCAATGCATCCGCGCCCGTCGGTACGACGCACTGGCGGATCACCGCCATGATCCTGCTCGTGAATCGGCATATGGATTAGTCTTCAGGAATGTCTTACGGTCGTCCCCCACGCGCGTTGCTCTTCGATCTCGATGGCACGCTCATCGATTCCATTCAGTTGCTGCTGGAGAGCATGCAGCATGCCTTCGACGGCCGCCTCCGGGCGCCCACCCGCGACGAGTGGGTAGCGGGCATCGGCACGCCGCTGCGCACACAACTGGCCGAGTGGTGTACGTCGGACGAGGAAGCGGAGGGGCTGGTGACCCGGTACCGCGAGTATCAGGACCACCATCTGGAGCGCCTGACCACCCCCTATCCCGCCGTGCTGGACATCCTGACCTGGGCCCGGACCAAGGGGCATCCCACGGCGATCGTCACCAGCAAGGGACGCGGCATGACTGCCCGCTCCCTGGATCATGTGGGATTGAGCGCGCTGTTCGACACCGTGGTGACCTACGAGGAAACCGCCCGCCACAAGCCGCAGCCCGACCCCGTGCTGCTGGCACTCGACCGGCTCGACGCTGCCCCCGACCGGGCGCTTTTTGTGGGCGACTCGCCCCACGACATGCATGCCGGCCGGGCGGCGGGGGTGAAAACCGCGGCCGCCCTCTGGGGCCCGTTCTCCCGGGAGGCCCTGATGCCGGCCGCTCCCGATTTCTGGATGACGTCGTTTCGTGAGTTGCCGGACATCGTCCGACAGCTCGACTGAAGCCGTCCAGGGCCCCGCTGCGGGCCCGCCCGCGGCCCGTTCGAACGATCACCAGCCATTTCAGGCGTTTTCAAACCATCAGGGGCTCCGGACCATCCAATCGGTGCAACGTT encodes:
- a CDS encoding HAD-IA family hydrolase translates to MSYGRPPRALLFDLDGTLIDSIQLLLESMQHAFDGRLRAPTRDEWVAGIGTPLRTQLAEWCTSDEEAEGLVTRYREYQDHHLERLTTPYPAVLDILTWARTKGHPTAIVTSKGRGMTARSLDHVGLSALFDTVVTYEETARHKPQPDPVLLALDRLDAAPDRALFVGDSPHDMHAGRAAGVKTAAALWGPFSREALMPAAPDFWMTSFRELPDIVRQLD
- a CDS encoding DEAD/DEAH box helicase; translated protein: MSELPHVPRVPHVPLHASIDTLCAVFEPLPVVRRRFASALLGVRHPAAPVPEVLGVISLLPAQIEAARRVQLVIRQFGGALLADDVGSGKTFVALAVARDYEHVHVIAPATLLPMWRDAIRDGLPDGPPVQLQSLTSYSLGSHEPLPASRSALVIIDEAHHLRNAHTARYRTIARVIAGADTLLLSATPLHNRVDDVHTLCALFLPPDAFGGASGGSNSSSRATPNDVIVRSPVNGAAADTPVDTPVDTGADRHTYAATDVRARRPSIRQHRPFRLPQDRETLEQILTLPPPLPLRDGAATGALIRLGLLRAWCSSDAAFTQTLRSRRLRSEALRDALRVGRHPSRREFRTWLVGEDYSQLGFPELLIDHRIDRSGTSAILATLEHHLQAVTALAHHHRTHAKSDAQRADVLRRILRRHPDRPVIAFSQFERTVVALHRALRDIAGIGALTGKRGHIASGPIDRHELLGLFAPRAQGRAPPAPHQVVRLLLTTDLLAEGVNLQDAGVIVHLDLPWTDALLSQRVGRCARLGSPHEHVHVYRLMPSGHVARALRMEARLLHKARLMRRHITGTPPRPSAPEALTLLRAELKTWSDGVGIGHQEASTAASAAASTRASTRASTEASAETSDEAHPERPGTSTAVPIIAAIGRRGARPRGRGDSALVLLESRVPNTDPAAAMMIHVVPGSTHPVARGTKALLAAMRSLELQAMQVDLAPVVRQRIDRLIARVYRHTMAWLERQRVSASMGHHDPASRQRRTHMQTHIQTRAHRLMNQVMTSLPMPERTRWREQVTTIRRGIDGMRGAGTAAAVSAWCAQAPAFPQASPAEVQSWLVAWTADPLRGRLPANASAPVGTTHWRITAMILLVNRHMD